The proteins below are encoded in one region of Pseudomonas putida NBRC 14164:
- a CDS encoding DUF6708 domain-containing protein, with product MYLIEWGFWQMATESEATRKAYEAELTTKEKRQDLYEDELAEEMHFQPVSENPRTRGPVFAFNDIFLDIRCGGSEEKRGLITLATLGAIAPAIAVGLITTTGFLWMDITDPEGRSVITILTTLIMLSVTSTLVYLYSKYGIHLTRLEMLTSRHQLIRFNRITQQVHLHRPKYCGGIVTFPWKTTGSTAIDPEDDSLSLGMRLGLVWHPSRTGLPHMEMALLGKQGQGGSELRDEWEFIRRYMEEGPHAVPRPRLSTQLPSPIQAFSAQFEGLGRFFRKSSWLFKVILLMVWPAFVIVGTGHWLSLLLCWRPRWPKVIREAGLPGKPVPPVTTLSDYPPAIQERLLANAYRWQLKPGKRPEKKPRKPRRSKSRSHEKPAAPIE from the coding sequence ATGTATCTGATCGAATGGGGTTTCTGGCAAATGGCTACTGAATCCGAAGCTACGCGAAAAGCCTATGAAGCAGAACTGACAACGAAAGAAAAACGTCAGGATTTGTATGAGGACGAGCTGGCTGAAGAAATGCACTTTCAACCGGTGAGTGAAAACCCACGCACAAGAGGCCCTGTATTCGCTTTTAACGACATCTTCTTAGACATTCGCTGTGGTGGCTCAGAAGAAAAGCGCGGGTTGATTACGCTCGCAACGCTCGGCGCTATCGCCCCGGCCATTGCTGTTGGACTAATTACCACCACTGGATTTTTATGGATGGACATCACAGACCCTGAGGGTCGCTCCGTAATCACTATTCTTACAACACTTATAATGCTCTCAGTCACCTCGACCTTAGTGTATCTTTATTCAAAGTATGGAATTCACTTAACCCGACTGGAAATGCTGACTAGCCGTCACCAGCTCATCCGTTTCAATCGAATAACTCAACAAGTTCACCTACATCGACCGAAATACTGCGGCGGCATCGTCACTTTTCCGTGGAAAACAACCGGAAGCACAGCCATCGACCCAGAAGATGACTCACTCAGCTTGGGCATGCGACTAGGGCTAGTCTGGCACCCCAGCCGCACCGGCCTTCCCCATATGGAAATGGCCCTACTCGGCAAGCAAGGCCAAGGCGGCAGCGAACTGCGTGACGAGTGGGAATTCATCCGCCGCTACATGGAAGAAGGTCCCCACGCCGTCCCCCGCCCCCGGCTGAGCACACAACTACCATCACCCATCCAGGCCTTCAGCGCCCAGTTCGAGGGGCTTGGGCGTTTCTTCCGCAAGAGCAGCTGGCTGTTCAAAGTCATCCTGCTGATGGTCTGGCCCGCTTTCGTCATCGTTGGCACCGGCCACTGGCTCAGTCTGCTGCTGTGCTGGCGACCGCGCTGGCCGAAAGTAATCCGCGAGGCCGGCTTGCCCGGCAAGCCCGTCCCACCCGTGACCACCCTCAGCGACTACCCACCCGCAATCCAGGAGCGCCTGCTCGCCAATGCCTACCGCTGGCAGCTCAAACCCGGCAAACGGCCTGAGAAAAAACCACGCAAACCGCGCAGATCAAAGTCGCGATCGCATGAGAAACCGGCCGCCCCCATCGAGTGA
- a CDS encoding DUF4123 domain-containing protein yields the protein MPSPFVRAMVEVLRASDRYRLSAIVEMANLTPEVQERLTGYYADRCWPLLQQAQFSNLRTAGPWLFGSRPGSDVSAQYDFQWQLEQGAAGAVCGWIVSALPPDRLARHLSHANIVTGADGHSYLLRFHTAAALQVLDTHRELPGVSEWLAPIHHWWSPVAHPNKRLWLQISGGDQPQSSHFPPITLNEACWAELAGDPLSYQLAELLKVEPSCTALAAACHGTRVGLIQHYLDQAREQGLDREDDLISYVLMLARGGEQLSNSPAWQEAVAATREQQTSLMDNVQRCLRTKD from the coding sequence ATGCCCAGCCCATTTGTCAGAGCGATGGTCGAGGTGCTGCGAGCATCCGACCGTTACCGCCTGAGCGCCATCGTGGAAATGGCCAATCTGACTCCCGAGGTGCAGGAAAGACTGACCGGGTACTACGCCGACCGATGCTGGCCACTGCTGCAGCAAGCACAGTTCAGCAACCTGCGCACAGCAGGCCCCTGGTTGTTTGGTTCGCGCCCGGGCTCGGATGTCTCGGCCCAGTATGATTTTCAATGGCAACTTGAACAGGGTGCAGCGGGCGCAGTATGCGGCTGGATAGTCAGCGCCCTCCCCCCCGACCGGCTCGCGCGGCATTTAAGCCACGCCAACATCGTCACGGGTGCTGACGGCCATTCGTACCTCCTGCGTTTTCACACCGCTGCAGCCTTGCAAGTGCTGGATACGCACCGTGAACTGCCCGGTGTAAGCGAATGGCTGGCGCCCATCCATCACTGGTGGTCGCCCGTCGCGCACCCGAACAAGCGATTGTGGCTGCAGATCTCCGGCGGTGATCAGCCTCAATCCTCGCACTTCCCGCCAATCACGTTGAACGAAGCGTGTTGGGCCGAATTGGCGGGTGACCCGCTGAGCTATCAGCTTGCCGAGTTGCTCAAGGTCGAGCCGTCCTGCACTGCCCTGGCTGCCGCTTGCCACGGCACGCGGGTTGGCTTGATCCAGCACTACCTGGATCAGGCGCGCGAGCAAGGCCTGGACCGTGAGGACGATCTGATCAGCTATGTGCTCATGCTGGCTCGCGGTGGGGAACAACTCAGTAACTCACCGGCCTGGCAGGAGGCGGTTGCCGCCACCCGCGAGCAACAGACATCCCTGATGGACAATGTGCAGCGATGCCTGCGCACCAAGGACTGA
- a CDS encoding T6SS effector BTH_I2691 family protein translates to MDSLSETLELCRRITTGYRPALRNSPVANCTRRFELLPLRYAAIGGNPAQRARLPKLPSYLSPFSDVGEMTHSSYAIRPLREGFLYLLIKRHSAPAYEWHSQYRVAPNGSLLYISVDAPWEPAPSAGNLDEIIRSFGWTITLYDLDDIQELRPLFSPSPLTPRMLDSYRLLEDEYRSSLPAIDIARFIQPSDAPPQPHVLKHDQLGWVADFKAQDDTDLQALLDLQPFNNDQIVSPHASRQALAPLMNQTKPRGAAIVIEDAIGITQELNAWRNAAVDDVKTRWLERTVEPGVDNERKLLVAQSFLEIEKLYPQMMAEQIVKREVMAENIRNQPYVHAEIYAFSERARQQADAHDERMKPHLAQFERDVRAKVQARQEAGEFSKKFDQKYGHLVDRPAMHDQLEAFEQAMQHAQQAAEDRAKDHARWVVSERLLQALDRYDNADLINGLAFAEQTGQCVIGMELSEWGTKVLDHWWRSDVADRGNLAIRGISYNQDDLREELAALLEAAKAEPPAESSFVLRESLARQAHIAANAFGRINSLYEELQKSNNTASIGLHAWYVALGRQVLRTGAPNSADRALHHGLRVTLFASVHETAVDIRLSDAARSGQPIDPQRSGRQIARYLDHAWAEGLMQADGQKSDFYKVRAAGLVCLLEGMLMAFKARELPDSDARIKTELMAAAMTTAAAGFEIGASYVDQVVTRYGARSATGRGAVATLGRLKLWGAGLAGTGGLVLAWWDFADADKHIREAQNKESSARNIRLASAYRARGAATIALALAEGGTAIAMAKPFFDHLSHSAKTKFARMLASSMGELAKKLGTQAARVLLARLVVGAFWIGLVLTIVIYLLEEDALEKWCRRCCFRIGKTAKPYEEHEELKELHSAFSEVL, encoded by the coding sequence ATGGACTCTCTGAGTGAAACCCTCGAACTGTGTCGGCGCATCACCACCGGCTACCGCCCCGCCCTGCGCAACAGCCCCGTCGCCAATTGCACCCGCCGCTTCGAACTGTTGCCCCTGCGCTACGCCGCCATAGGCGGCAACCCGGCACAACGCGCCCGCCTGCCAAAACTGCCAAGCTATCTCAGCCCATTCTCGGACGTCGGCGAGATGACGCATTCCAGCTACGCCATCCGCCCGTTGCGGGAGGGCTTTCTCTACCTGCTGATCAAGCGCCACAGCGCACCGGCCTATGAATGGCACAGCCAGTACCGCGTCGCGCCCAACGGCTCCCTGCTGTACATCAGCGTCGACGCCCCCTGGGAGCCCGCCCCCAGCGCCGGCAATCTCGATGAGATCATCCGCAGCTTCGGCTGGACCATCACGCTCTATGACCTGGATGACATTCAGGAACTGCGCCCATTGTTCAGCCCTTCCCCGCTGACCCCGCGCATGCTCGACAGCTACCGCCTGCTTGAAGACGAGTACCGCAGCAGCCTGCCTGCGATTGATATCGCCCGCTTCATCCAGCCCTCCGACGCCCCACCGCAGCCCCACGTGCTCAAGCATGACCAACTGGGTTGGGTAGCCGACTTCAAGGCCCAGGACGACACAGATCTGCAGGCGCTGCTGGACCTGCAGCCGTTCAACAATGACCAGATCGTCTCGCCGCACGCCTCACGGCAAGCGCTGGCGCCGCTAATGAACCAGACCAAGCCCCGTGGCGCCGCCATCGTCATCGAAGACGCCATCGGCATTACCCAGGAGCTCAACGCCTGGCGCAATGCCGCTGTCGATGATGTGAAGACCAGGTGGCTGGAGCGCACCGTGGAACCCGGCGTGGACAATGAGCGCAAGCTGCTGGTCGCGCAGTCGTTCCTGGAGATCGAAAAGCTCTACCCGCAGATGATGGCCGAGCAGATCGTCAAGCGCGAAGTCATGGCTGAAAACATACGCAACCAACCCTACGTGCACGCCGAGATCTACGCCTTTTCCGAACGGGCCAGGCAGCAGGCCGATGCCCATGACGAGCGCATGAAACCTCACCTGGCGCAGTTCGAGCGCGATGTCCGCGCCAAAGTCCAGGCCCGTCAGGAGGCTGGCGAGTTCAGCAAGAAGTTCGACCAGAAATACGGCCACCTGGTCGACCGTCCAGCCATGCATGATCAGCTCGAAGCCTTTGAGCAAGCCATGCAACACGCCCAGCAAGCGGCAGAAGACCGCGCCAAGGACCATGCCCGATGGGTAGTCAGCGAACGTTTGCTGCAAGCGCTGGACCGCTACGACAACGCCGACCTCATCAACGGCTTGGCCTTTGCCGAGCAGACCGGCCAGTGCGTGATCGGCATGGAGTTGAGTGAATGGGGCACCAAGGTGCTGGACCACTGGTGGCGCAGCGACGTGGCCGACCGGGGCAACCTGGCAATACGCGGCATCAGCTACAACCAGGATGATCTCCGAGAGGAGCTTGCGGCGCTGCTGGAAGCCGCCAAGGCCGAACCACCGGCAGAGTCGTCGTTCGTACTGCGCGAATCGCTCGCCCGGCAGGCACACATCGCCGCGAATGCGTTCGGGCGTATCAACTCGCTGTACGAGGAATTGCAGAAGAGCAACAACACCGCCAGCATCGGCCTGCATGCGTGGTATGTGGCGCTAGGGCGACAGGTACTCCGAACCGGCGCCCCCAACAGTGCAGACCGAGCGCTGCACCACGGTCTGCGCGTGACGTTGTTTGCGTCGGTGCATGAGACGGCGGTCGACATTCGTCTGAGCGACGCTGCGCGCAGCGGGCAACCCATTGACCCACAACGCAGCGGTCGCCAGATTGCGCGCTATCTGGATCATGCCTGGGCTGAAGGCTTGATGCAGGCTGACGGTCAGAAGAGCGACTTCTATAAAGTGCGTGCCGCCGGTCTGGTCTGCCTGCTGGAAGGCATGCTGATGGCCTTCAAGGCTCGCGAGCTGCCTGACAGTGATGCACGGATCAAGACTGAACTCATGGCGGCCGCGATGACCACGGCAGCGGCGGGCTTCGAGATTGGGGCCAGCTATGTGGACCAGGTGGTAACCCGATACGGCGCAAGAAGTGCGACTGGCAGAGGTGCTGTGGCGACCTTGGGAAGGTTGAAGCTTTGGGGGGCTGGATTGGCCGGTACTGGAGGGCTGGTATTGGCGTGGTGGGATTTCGCCGATGCCGATAAACATATCCGTGAAGCCCAAAATAAAGAATCAAGCGCGCGAAACATAAGGCTAGCCTCCGCGTACAGAGCTCGAGGCGCCGCGACGATAGCTCTTGCTCTGGCTGAGGGCGGAACAGCAATTGCTATGGCAAAACCTTTTTTTGATCATCTATCCCATAGCGCCAAGACTAAATTTGCAAGAATGTTGGCATCCTCTATGGGTGAGCTTGCAAAAAAACTGGGAACCCAAGCTGCGCGCGTTCTGCTCGCACGCCTGGTAGTCGGAGCTTTTTGGATAGGTCTCGTCCTGACGATCGTAATTTACCTCCTTGAAGAGGATGCATTGGAGAAGTGGTGTAGGCGCTGCTGTTTCCGAATCGGAAAAACAGCAAAGCCTTATGAAGAACACGAAGAATTGAAAGAGCTTCATTCGGCTTTCAGCGAGGTCTTGTAG
- a CDS encoding curlin minor subunit, with product MKRLYPLLFSLALAGQASWADDLMDNADLAPGNDLGEPVIIRLLPVGAGQAAVIEQQGSGNRAALDQNGQALLGRIVQSGGTQEAYILQEGSDLMASISQQGNGNSASIRQSGSSNSAAIEQIGNDNSASIVQSGSGLNSSVTQTGNGQHVQITQYR from the coding sequence ATGAAACGCTTGTATCCACTGCTGTTCAGCCTGGCCCTGGCGGGCCAGGCCAGCTGGGCCGACGACCTGATGGACAATGCCGACCTCGCGCCCGGCAACGACCTCGGTGAACCGGTGATCATCCGCCTGCTGCCGGTCGGTGCCGGCCAGGCTGCGGTGATCGAGCAGCAGGGCTCAGGCAACCGCGCCGCCCTCGACCAGAACGGTCAGGCCCTGCTGGGCCGTATCGTCCAGTCTGGCGGTACGCAGGAAGCTTACATCTTGCAGGAAGGCAGTGACCTGATGGCCAGCATCAGCCAACAGGGAAACGGCAACAGCGCGTCGATCCGCCAGAGCGGCAGCAGCAACAGCGCAGCCATCGAGCAGATCGGGAACGACAACAGCGCCAGCATCGTGCAGTCCGGCTCGGGCCTCAACAGCTCCGTGACCCAGACCGGCAATGGCCAGCATGTTCAGATCACCCAATATCGATAG
- a CDS encoding Ig-like domain-containing protein: protein MNTWSRRALFAAGFSLTVTSAAFAALSDVDPGPYTFATGGYPMWYKDSLNQSLELCQSRATSTRVPGTPAAPSYMCTLLPEPGIYDDALPLVFPDNWPPEMFWFLAEATIPAVGNSGYELDAYVAGLEAAFAAENPVDGDQQSFARIRLRVSVPRAGVYTITHPFGVETVNVTTPGRRAINITRDIGIGAPGNFTGALNGALGPWLRGVGGPYTEVNPDTGATETFIGDPNRPEAVVGSPFNTNFIRIDGPPGRIETALFTVSGKVLDQRAQTSVALERATYSRNGSGTRVEVFAKAPKEASLCMRNGLALIGTPPSPCQFNLTADNNGLFFHQQLAQTAPPAVVVVTASNSAGGTQPTALSSKLTDVVKVSTARYDWANKRLLIEARSSDEVAIPDMLAQGYGRLSKSGTLQSITVNDVAQPPATVTVKSAHGGTDVEPVIVVGNAPVEAANQPPLAQTDVGSTSVGVPITLNLLQNDSDPDGNVPLTLSDLTQPGTGLGGVVLNGTTSVTYTPPVGATQPLVATFSYRAVDAKGLKSEPATVTINVAPNRPPVANPETVATLGVPLTINVLANDTDPEGNVPLAVAAVTQPAAGRGTVSTDGATVTYTPPATVTAAFTTTFTYQARDSLGALSTPGTVTVNVSPRPAAETFAVTAATVTARSNNRYNWDISGTSSVTTGNVVTVRVTTTTGVQTLGTATVPVNGRWRLAVSNSTTVIPTAAPTATITTSPGTTRTVNVVVQ, encoded by the coding sequence ATGAACACTTGGTCGCGCCGTGCGCTGTTCGCCGCCGGTTTTTCCCTCACCGTTACCAGCGCCGCCTTTGCCGCGTTGTCTGATGTAGACCCGGGGCCCTACACCTTCGCCACTGGTGGCTACCCGATGTGGTACAAGGACAGCCTCAACCAGTCGCTGGAACTGTGCCAGTCACGTGCGACCAGTACCCGGGTACCCGGCACTCCGGCCGCACCGTCATACATGTGCACCCTGCTGCCGGAGCCCGGCATCTACGACGACGCCTTGCCGCTGGTGTTCCCCGATAACTGGCCGCCAGAAATGTTCTGGTTCCTGGCCGAAGCCACCATCCCTGCCGTCGGTAACAGCGGCTATGAGCTGGATGCCTACGTCGCAGGCCTGGAAGCGGCCTTTGCCGCCGAAAATCCGGTAGACGGCGACCAGCAAAGCTTCGCCCGCATCCGGCTTCGCGTGTCGGTCCCGCGTGCGGGGGTATACACCATCACCCACCCCTTCGGCGTCGAGACGGTCAATGTCACAACGCCCGGCCGGCGGGCGATCAACATCACCCGCGACATAGGCATCGGAGCGCCGGGTAACTTCACGGGGGCTCTCAACGGCGCACTCGGGCCATGGCTGCGCGGGGTTGGCGGGCCTTACACCGAGGTCAACCCGGACACTGGCGCCACCGAAACCTTCATCGGTGACCCAAATCGCCCGGAAGCCGTGGTCGGCAGCCCGTTCAACACCAACTTCATCCGCATCGACGGCCCGCCCGGGCGCATCGAAACCGCGCTGTTCACGGTTTCGGGCAAGGTGCTGGACCAACGTGCACAAACCTCGGTCGCCCTGGAGCGCGCCACCTACTCGCGCAACGGCAGCGGGACCCGCGTGGAAGTGTTCGCCAAGGCGCCGAAAGAGGCCAGCCTGTGCATGCGCAACGGCCTGGCACTGATCGGCACGCCTCCTTCGCCTTGCCAGTTCAACCTGACGGCAGACAACAACGGCCTGTTCTTCCACCAACAGCTCGCCCAGACAGCACCACCCGCGGTGGTGGTGGTCACGGCCAGCAACAGTGCCGGCGGCACCCAGCCAACCGCACTGTCGAGCAAGCTCACCGACGTGGTCAAGGTCAGCACCGCGCGCTACGACTGGGCCAACAAGCGCCTGCTGATCGAGGCCAGGTCCAGTGACGAAGTCGCTATCCCCGACATGCTCGCCCAGGGCTACGGCCGCCTGTCGAAATCCGGCACGCTGCAAAGCATCACGGTCAACGACGTGGCACAACCGCCAGCTACCGTCACGGTCAAGTCTGCCCATGGTGGTACTGACGTGGAACCCGTGATCGTGGTCGGCAACGCACCCGTCGAGGCGGCCAACCAGCCACCGCTGGCCCAGACAGATGTCGGCAGCACCAGCGTTGGTGTGCCGATCACCCTCAACCTGCTGCAAAACGACAGCGACCCGGACGGCAATGTGCCGCTGACCCTCAGTGACCTCACCCAGCCGGGTACCGGCCTGGGCGGTGTGGTGCTCAACGGTACCACCTCGGTCACTTACACCCCGCCAGTCGGCGCTACGCAACCATTGGTGGCCACCTTCAGCTACCGGGCGGTGGATGCCAAGGGCCTGAAATCGGAACCGGCCACGGTCACCATCAATGTGGCGCCTAACCGGCCACCGGTCGCCAACCCGGAAACCGTCGCCACCCTGGGTGTGCCATTGACCATCAACGTGCTGGCCAACGACACCGATCCGGAAGGCAATGTACCGCTGGCTGTTGCTGCCGTCACCCAACCGGCTGCCGGCCGCGGTACGGTCAGCACCGACGGCGCCACCGTGACCTATACCCCGCCGGCCACGGTTACGGCGGCCTTCACCACCACCTTCACCTACCAGGCACGTGACTCGCTGGGGGCGTTGTCCACCCCGGGTACGGTCACCGTCAACGTGTCGCCACGGCCCGCCGCCGAAACCTTCGCGGTCACGGCAGCCACCGTCACGGCGCGCTCCAACAACCGTTACAACTGGGACATCAGCGGTACTTCGTCGGTAACCACGGGCAACGTTGTAACCGTCCGGGTCACCACCACCACCGGGGTGCAGACACTGGGCACCGCCACCGTACCGGTTAACGGCCGCTGGCGCCTGGCAGTCAGCAACAGCACCACGGTAATCCCGACTGCCGCACCGACGGCAACCATCACCACCAGCCCGGGTACCACCCGCACCGTCAACGTGGTTGTGCAGTAA
- a CDS encoding T6SS effector BTH_I2691 family protein, which produces MDGAIVYFYLKYGLRLTRLEMLTSRHLLIRFNRATQQVHLHRPKYCGGIVTFPWKTTGSTAIDPEDDSLSLGMRLGLVWHPSRTGLPHMEMALLGKQGQGGSELRDEWEFIRRYMEEGPHAVPRPRLSTQLPSPIQAFSAQFEGLGRFFRKSSWLFKVILLMVWPAYRPALRNSPVANCTRRFELLPLRYAAIGGNPAQRARLPKLPSYLSPFSDVAEMTHSSYAIRPLREGFLYLLIKRHSAPAYEWHSQYRVAPNGSLLYISADAPWEPAPSAGNLDEIIRSFGWTITLYDLDDIQELRPLFSPSPLTPRMLDSCRLLEDEYRSSLPAIDIARFIQPSDAPPQPHVLKHDQLSWVADFKAQDDTDLQALLDLQPFNNDQIVSPHASRQALAPLMNQSKPRGAAIVIEDAIGITQELNAWRNAAVDDVKTRWLERTVEPGVDNERKLLVAQSFLEIEKLYPQMMAEQIVKREVMAENIRNQPYVHAEIYAFSERARQQADAHDERMKPHLAQFERDVRAKVQARQEAGEFSKKFDQKYGHLVDRQAMHDQLEAFEQAMQHAQQAAEDRAKDHARWVVSERLLQALDRYDNADLINGLAFAEQTGQCVIGMELSEWGTKVLDHWWRSDVADRANLAIRGISYNQDDIREELAALLQAAKAEPPAEFNFTLAEGLAKRAHAAANAFERLNALYEELQKRNSSVSIGLYGWYVALGRQVLRTGAPSSVDRALHHGLRLALFASVHETAVEIRVSEAARSGQPINPQRSGGQIARYLDQAWAEGLMQADNKQSDFYKVRAAGLICLIEGMLMAFKARELPDSDARIKTELMAAAMTTAAAGFEIGASYVDQVVTRYGTNSVTGKGAAATLGRLKLWGAGLAGVGGSLLAWWDFTDWLENFNDSHAGHTKLTQKKSRLLATTYLVRGMATITLSLAEIGTAIAVAKPFFDYLSQNAKTKLAKTLSTSLGALAAKLGTQAARLLLARLILGAFWIGIVLTVIIYIFEDDALEKWCKRSSFRLAKNSKPFEEHEELNTLHSAFSEVL; this is translated from the coding sequence ATGGACGGTGCTATTGTTTATTTTTATCTAAAATACGGCCTTCGCTTAACGCGGTTGGAAATGCTTACTAGCCGTCACCTACTCATTCGCTTCAATCGAGCAACCCAACAAGTTCACCTACATCGACCGAAATACTGCGGCGGCATCGTCACTTTTCCGTGGAAAACAACCGGAAGCACAGCCATCGATCCAGAAGATGACTCACTCAGCTTGGGCATGCGACTAGGGCTAGTCTGGCACCCCAGCCGTACCGGCCTTCCCCACATGGAAATGGCCCTACTCGGCAAGCAAGGCCAAGGCGGCAGCGAACTGCGTGACGAGTGGGAGTTCATTCGCCGCTACATGGAAGAAGGCCCCCACGCCGTCCCCCGCCCCCGCCTGAGCACACAACTACCATCACCCATCCAGGCATTCAGCGCCCAGTTCGAAGGGCTTGGGCGTTTCTTCCGCAAGAGCAGCTGGCTGTTCAAAGTCATCTTGCTGATGGTCTGGCCCGCTTACCGCCCCGCCCTGCGCAACAGCCCCGTCGCCAACTGCACCCGCCGCTTCGAACTGTTGCCCCTGCGCTACGCCGCCATCGGCGGCAACCCGGCACAACGCGCCCGCCTGCCGAAACTGCCAAGCTATCTCAGCCCATTCTCGGACGTCGCCGAGATGACGCATTCCAGCTACGCCATCCGCCCGTTGCGGGAGGGCTTTCTCTACCTGCTGATAAAACGCCACAGCGCCCCTGCCTACGAGTGGCACAGCCAGTACCGCGTCGCACCCAACGGCTCCCTGCTGTACATCAGCGCCGACGCCCCCTGGGAGCCCGCCCCCAGCGCCGGCAATCTCGATGAGATCATCCGCAGCTTCGGCTGGACCATCACGCTCTATGACCTGGATGACATTCAGGAACTGCGCCCATTGTTCAGCCCTTCCCCGCTGACCCCGCGCATGCTCGACAGCTGCCGCCTGCTTGAAGACGAGTACCGCAGCAGCCTGCCTGCGATCGATATCGCCCGCTTCATCCAGCCCTCCGACGCCCCACCGCAGCCCCACGTGCTCAAGCATGACCAACTGAGTTGGGTAGCCGACTTCAAGGCCCAGGACGACACAGATCTGCAGGCGCTACTGGACCTGCAGCCGTTCAACAATGACCAGATCGTCTCGCCGCACGCCTCACGGCAAGCGCTGGCGCCGCTAATGAACCAGAGCAAGCCCCGTGGCGCCGCCATCGTCATCGAAGACGCCATCGGCATCACCCAGGAGCTCAACGCCTGGCGCAATGCCGCTGTCGATGATGTGAAGACCAGGTGGCTGGAACGCACCGTGGAGCCTGGCGTGGACAACGAGCGCAAGCTGCTGGTCGCGCAGTCGTTCCTGGAGATCGAAAAGCTCTACCCGCAGATGATGGCCGAGCAGATCGTCAAGCGCGAAGTCATGGCTGAAAACATACGCAACCAACCCTACGTGCACGCCGAGATCTACGCCTTTTCCGAGCGGGCCAGGCAGCAGGCCGATGCCCATGACGAGCGCATGAAACCTCACCTGGCGCAGTTCGAGCGCGATGTCCGCGCCAAAGTCCAGGCCCGTCAGGAGGCTGGCGAGTTCAGCAAGAAGTTCGACCAGAAATACGGCCACCTGGTCGACCGTCAGGCCATGCACGATCAGCTCGAAGCCTTTGAGCAGGCCATGCAACACGCCCAGCAAGCGGCAGAAGACCGCGCCAAGGACCATGCCCGCTGGGTAGTCAGCGAACGGTTGCTGCAAGCGCTGGACCGCTACGACAACGCCGACCTCATCAACGGCCTGGCCTTTGCCGAGCAGACCGGCCAGTGCGTGATCGGCATGGAGTTGAGTGAATGGGGCACCAAGGTGCTGGACCACTGGTGGCGTAGCGACGTGGCCGACCGGGCAAACCTGGCAATACGCGGCATCAGCTACAACCAGGATGACATCCGAGAGGAGCTTGCGGCGCTGCTGCAAGCCGCCAAGGCCGAACCACCGGCAGAATTCAACTTCACGCTGGCCGAAGGCCTTGCCAAACGCGCCCACGCCGCTGCGAATGCCTTCGAACGCCTGAATGCACTGTATGAAGAACTGCAGAAGCGGAACAGTAGCGTCAGTATCGGCCTGTACGGTTGGTACGTCGCGCTGGGTCGACAGGTGCTGAGAACCGGCGCACCGAGCAGCGTAGACCGTGCGCTGCACCATGGCCTGCGCCTGGCGTTGTTTGCTTCGGTACATGAAACGGCTGTCGAAATACGCGTGAGTGAAGCTGCACGGAGTGGGCAGCCAATCAACCCGCAACGCAGCGGTGGCCAGATTGCACGGTACCTGGATCAGGCCTGGGCCGAAGGGCTAATGCAGGCTGATAACAAGCAAAGCGACTTCTATAAAGTTCGTGCTGCCGGCCTGATATGCCTCATAGAGGGCATGCTGATGGCCTTCAAAGCCCGCGAGCTGCCTGACAGTGATGCACGGATCAAGACTGAACTCATGGCGGCCGCGATGACTACGGCTGCAGCAGGCTTTGAAATTGGAGCCAGCTATGTGGACCAAGTGGTAACCCGATACGGCACTAACAGTGTGACCGGGAAAGGGGCCGCCGCGACATTGGGGAGGTTGAAGCTCTGGGGGGCTGGATTGGCTGGCGTTGGAGGTTCGCTGCTGGCGTGGTGGGATTTCACAGATTGGCTGGAAAATTTCAACGACAGTCACGCTGGACACACCAAACTGACTCAAAAAAAATCCAGGCTCTTGGCCACTACGTACCTTGTAAGAGGAATGGCCACAATAACCCTGTCGCTGGCCGAAATAGGAACAGCCATTGCTGTTGCAAAACCTTTCTTCGATTACCTTTCTCAAAATGCCAAGACCAAGCTGGCCAAGACGCTATCCACGTCCCTTGGAGCACTTGCAGCAAAGCTCGGAACGCAGGCCGCTCGGTTATTACTTGCCCGCCTTATTCTTGGCGCTTTCTGGATTGGCATAGTCCTGACAGTGATAATTTACATATTTGAAGACGACGCTTTGGAGAAGTGGTGCAAACGCAGCAGCTTCCGCCTTGCAAAAAACTCAAAACCGTTTGAAGAACACGAAGAACTGAATACCCTACACTCCGCATTCAGCGAGGTATTGTGA